In the Octadecabacter sp. SW4 genome, one interval contains:
- the pdhA gene encoding pyruvate dehydrogenase (acetyl-transferring) E1 component subunit alpha has translation MATKKSAKKPNVSAEELLGHYREMLLIRRFEEKAGQLYGMGLIGGFCHLYIGQEAVVVGLEAAASEGDKRVTSYRDHGHMLACGMDPKGVMAELTGREGGYSAGKGGSMHMFSKEKHFYGGHGIVGAQVPLGAGLAFADKYLGNDRVTFAYFGDGAANQGQVYETYNMAELWDLPVIFVIENNGYAMGTSVKRSTKSPSLWERGAAYGIEGEEVDGMDVLAVKAAGEKAVAHCRAGKGPYILEVKTYRYRGHSMSDPAKYRTRDEVQKMREERDPIDHIRDMLLTGKHASEDDLKAIDKEIKAIVNESAEFAKESPEPQLEELWTDIYAKEIPQEA, from the coding sequence ATGGCCACCAAGAAATCCGCAAAGAAACCAAACGTTTCCGCCGAAGAACTGCTGGGGCATTACCGTGAAATGCTGTTGATCCGTCGATTCGAGGAAAAGGCGGGTCAATTGTATGGCATGGGCCTGATCGGTGGTTTCTGTCACCTTTATATCGGTCAAGAGGCCGTCGTTGTCGGCCTTGAGGCAGCCGCGAGTGAAGGCGACAAGCGCGTCACCTCCTATCGTGATCACGGCCATATGCTGGCCTGCGGCATGGACCCCAAGGGTGTCATGGCCGAACTGACGGGTCGCGAGGGTGGCTATTCCGCCGGCAAGGGCGGTTCGATGCACATGTTCAGCAAGGAAAAGCATTTTTATGGCGGGCATGGCATCGTCGGTGCGCAGGTGCCGCTGGGTGCGGGCCTTGCCTTCGCAGACAAGTATCTTGGCAACGACCGCGTGACATTCGCCTATTTCGGCGACGGTGCGGCGAACCAGGGCCAGGTGTATGAAACCTACAACATGGCCGAGCTTTGGGACTTGCCCGTCATTTTCGTCATTGAAAACAATGGCTATGCCATGGGCACATCGGTCAAGCGGTCAACAAAATCGCCTTCATTGTGGGAACGCGGTGCCGCCTATGGCATCGAGGGCGAAGAAGTTGACGGGATGGACGTGTTGGCCGTCAAGGCCGCCGGTGAAAAGGCCGTGGCCCACTGCCGCGCAGGCAAGGGCCCCTATATCCTTGAGGTGAAAACCTACCGCTATCGCGGCCACTCCATGTCGGACCCTGCCAAATACCGCACCCGCGACGAGGTGCAAAAAATGCGCGAGGAACGTGACCCGATCGATCACATCCGCGACATGCTGTTGACCGGCAAACACGCAAGCGAAGACGACCTGAAAGCGATCGACAAAGAGATCAAGGCAATCGTCAACGAAAGCGCCGAATTCGCCAAGGAAAGCCCCGAACCGCAACTCGAAGAGCTGTGGACCGACATTTACGCCAAAGAAATTCCGCAGGAGGCTTGA